One genomic segment of Ignavibacteriota bacterium includes these proteins:
- a CDS encoding DUF3108 domain-containing protein yields the protein MKNKSLIILFIIFSISSLFAQKKEFRELENNAFSVGERLTFDVKYGFVTAGVAVMEIPSIKKIAKRDVYHVRFNVNSVESFDSFFKVRDRYETYFDVKGLFPWRFEQHIREGNFSRDFSAFFDQRKNSAKTSKGTYEIPDYVNDIVSAFYLARTFDFESLKEGESFHLENFFKDKVYPLDVVYRGKEKVKVDAGTFNCIMIEPLVVEGGLFKNEGSIIVWLTDDDVKMPVKVKSKILIGSIDAELTSYEGIKPKLASTK from the coding sequence TTGAAAAATAAATCGTTAATAATTTTATTCATAATTTTTAGCATATCAAGTTTATTTGCTCAAAAAAAAGAATTTAGAGAACTTGAAAATAATGCATTTTCTGTTGGAGAAAGATTAACATTTGATGTAAAATACGGTTTTGTCACCGCCGGCGTTGCAGTTATGGAAATTCCATCTATAAAAAAAATTGCAAAACGCGATGTTTATCATGTAAGATTTAATGTAAATTCTGTTGAAAGTTTTGATTCGTTTTTCAAAGTCCGCGATCGTTATGAAACTTATTTTGATGTAAAAGGATTATTTCCTTGGAGATTTGAACAGCATATTCGTGAAGGAAATTTTTCGAGAGATTTTTCCGCTTTTTTTGATCAAAGAAAAAATTCCGCAAAAACAAGTAAAGGGACTTATGAAATTCCGGATTACGTAAATGATATAGTTTCTGCTTTTTATCTTGCAAGAACTTTTGATTTTGAATCTTTAAAAGAAGGCGAAAGTTTTCATTTGGAAAATTTTTTCAAAGATAAAGTTTATCCGCTTGATGTTGTTTATCGTGGCAAAGAAAAAGTAAAAGTTGATGCCGGAACTTTTAATTGTATAATGATTGAACCGTTAGTTGTTGAAGGCGGTTTATTTAAAAATGAAGGAAGCATTATTGTTTGGCTGACAGATGATGATGTAAAAATGCCGGTAAAAGTTAAATCCAAAATTCTAATTGGTTCAATTGATGCAGAACTTACAAGCTACGAAGGAATAAAACCAAAATTGGCTTCAACAAAATAA
- a CDS encoding T9SS type A sorting domain-containing protein produces the protein MKKIILSFLLLCSINYSQSWNNIVTTTINEPNLQKMDLYTNKAGNHIIVQNSNSSNSIKYYLLNSTGSVVRSSTIETAGNAEFPNVAGNNDKVYVVYKLGNNLKAKYSTNAGQSWTPIVDKAIGANYCNAVDIVYDYTGLHLVYATQDSYPDYETHYYRINSSNQWVDYKNVTDHSSLQYGGFPTVSVSENRVHVSVNTGQSEDPTSNSGIAMERDKYNSNWQTPQTVFSQGSMVEKIGNSSSKLFDFYCEFVAGMGQYHSDLYVKERSLGGTSWSSGTLIKSFSAVNPVVSISNSYDNKTHIVYVDYESVLYRNYNGSYWSSESSIETDGYYPAIYSVSNDLYVVYYSDNSGYIKYRQCDAVPLNPQNLTISAGGTYNNKPKLDWAANNEPDLKRYVIFRKLEFGNWIQLATTTNTTYTDQSVTLNLYGGVGQDAFYKIKAEDLTGNLSNFSNEVSTEIIGLNKFSIDFAEYDNIPSITKLFSNYPNPFNPETKISFQLSDKSYVSLKVYDNLGREVSVLIDDIKEAGLYSVPFNAGNLASGVYFYRLQTSNFSDLKKMILIK, from the coding sequence ATGAAAAAAATAATTTTATCTTTTTTATTGCTCTGTTCAATAAATTATTCTCAAAGCTGGAATAATATAGTTACAACAACAATTAATGAACCCAATTTGCAAAAGATGGATTTATATACAAATAAAGCCGGTAATCATATAATTGTTCAAAATTCAAACTCTTCAAATTCAATTAAATATTATTTATTAAATAGCACCGGCTCTGTTGTAAGAAGTTCTACAATTGAAACAGCTGGTAATGCAGAATTCCCAAATGTTGCCGGTAATAATGATAAAGTTTATGTTGTTTATAAACTTGGTAACAATTTAAAAGCCAAATACTCAACAAATGCGGGTCAAAGCTGGACTCCAATTGTAGATAAAGCTATAGGTGCTAATTATTGTAACGCTGTTGATATTGTTTATGATTATACGGGGTTGCACCTAGTTTATGCCACTCAAGACAGTTACCCAGATTATGAAACGCATTATTATAGAATTAACTCAAGTAACCAATGGGTAGATTACAAAAATGTTACAGATCATAGTTCTTTACAATATGGTGGTTTCCCGACAGTCAGCGTTTCAGAAAACAGAGTACATGTTTCTGTTAATACTGGGCAAAGTGAGGACCCAACTAGTAATAGCGGTATAGCAATGGAAAGAGACAAATACAATTCAAATTGGCAAACTCCGCAAACAGTTTTTAGTCAGGGTTCAATGGTTGAAAAAATTGGAAATAGTTCCTCAAAATTATTCGATTTTTATTGTGAATTCGTAGCAGGTATGGGCCAATATCATTCTGATTTATATGTAAAAGAAAGATCATTGGGAGGGACTTCTTGGTCGTCAGGTACACTAATAAAGTCTTTCTCAGCTGTAAACCCAGTTGTTTCAATTTCTAATTCTTATGATAACAAAACACACATTGTATACGTAGATTACGAAAGTGTTTTATACCGTAATTATAATGGTAGCTACTGGAGTTCAGAAAGTTCAATTGAAACAGATGGTTATTATCCGGCTATTTATAGTGTTTCAAATGATTTATATGTTGTATATTATAGTGATAATTCAGGTTATATAAAATACAGACAGTGTGATGCTGTTCCATTAAACCCACAAAATTTGACAATATCTGCCGGTGGAACATATAATAACAAACCCAAATTAGATTGGGCAGCAAATAATGAACCTGACCTTAAAAGATATGTGATTTTCAGAAAACTTGAATTTGGAAATTGGATACAATTAGCAACAACCACAAATACGACTTATACCGATCAAAGTGTAACATTAAATTTATATGGCGGAGTAGGACAAGATGCCTTTTATAAAATTAAAGCAGAAGACTTAACGGGTAATTTGTCAAATTTTAGTAATGAAGTTTCAACAGAAATAATTGGTTTGAATAAATTTTCAATTGATTTTGCAGAATATGATAATATTCCTTCAATTACAAAATTATTTTCGAATTATCCTAATCCTTTTAATCCCGAAACAAAAATAAGTTTTCAACTTTCAGATAAAAGCTATGTATCATTAAAAGTATATGATAACTTAGGTCGGGAGGTTTCAGTTCTGATTGATGATATAAAAGAAGCAGGTCTATATAGTGTGCCATTTAATGCTGGAAATTTGGCAAGTGGAGTTTATTTTTATAGACTTCAAACAAGTAACTTCTCTGATTTGAAAAAAATGATACTAATAAAATAG
- a CDS encoding S46 family peptidase, with the protein MKTKKYSTVLLISFLFLFLTGMFTPVPEEGMFPLSEIHKIDLVKAGLKIDPLEVYNPNGISLIDALVKVGGCSGSFISEEGLILTNHHCAFGAISKASSPENNYLENGFLAKTKLEEIPAKGTTVRITESYEDVSEVILNSVIGIEDLAERAKIIEDKMKELADSTEDKTNSIVGEVSEMFKGKTYVLFKYRIIKDVRLVYAPPRSIGEFGGETDNWVWPRHTGDFTFMRAYVAPDGSAAEFAEKNIPYSPKKYLRINPNGVEENDFVFILGYPGTTFRHLPSYFLEYQQNYNLPYISETYEWMINELEVISKNDVELQLKFASNIKRLGNTMKNFKGKLKGFKRLELVEKKQNEEKELLEFINENNELKNNYGNLFSEYKSNYDKLFSIADKYLWLNMFKRFSTGYKISNKILEYCTEMQKPENERKDNYKSDKIEKSKEQFVELLKDYNSQFEKSFLNKMFTDAEKLQNKIQSLENVNNLNEFVENTLMNSKIFEQNNIDELLLNCPDEFEDSFINLVKNLESEFEQIDEQYESINNRNTKLAAELYEVKKLWKKSNFIPDANSTLRLTYGYVKGYSPSDAVYMSPLTTLSGVIDKSYLGSEYAIPDKLKTLYNDKDFGQFYDEELGDVPVALLYNTDTTGGNSGSPIMNAKGEMIGINFDRAYEATINDFAWDESYSRSIGVDIRYVLFITQKLGGADYLLDEIGI; encoded by the coding sequence ATGAAAACTAAAAAATATTCAACTGTCTTACTAATTTCATTTTTGTTTTTATTTTTAACCGGAATGTTCACACCGGTTCCGGAAGAAGGAATGTTTCCGTTAAGTGAAATTCACAAAATTGATTTGGTGAAAGCCGGATTAAAAATTGATCCGCTTGAAGTTTACAATCCAAACGGAATAAGTTTGATAGACGCTTTAGTAAAAGTCGGCGGATGTTCCGGTTCATTTATTTCCGAAGAAGGATTAATTTTAACAAATCACCATTGTGCATTTGGTGCAATAAGCAAAGCAAGTTCACCGGAAAATAATTATTTAGAAAACGGATTTTTAGCTAAAACAAAATTGGAAGAAATTCCAGCAAAAGGCACAACAGTCAGAATTACAGAATCTTACGAAGATGTTTCGGAAGTAATTTTAAACTCCGTAATAGGAATTGAAGATTTAGCAGAGCGAGCAAAAATAATTGAAGACAAAATGAAAGAACTTGCTGATTCTACGGAAGATAAAACTAATTCAATTGTTGGTGAAGTATCTGAAATGTTTAAAGGAAAAACTTATGTTCTTTTCAAATATAGAATTATAAAAGATGTGCGTTTGGTTTATGCTCCGCCGAGATCAATCGGTGAGTTTGGCGGCGAAACAGATAATTGGGTTTGGCCAAGACACACCGGCGATTTTACGTTTATGCGCGCTTATGTTGCTCCGGATGGAAGTGCAGCAGAATTTGCAGAAAAGAATATTCCGTATTCTCCAAAGAAATATTTAAGAATAAATCCAAATGGAGTTGAAGAAAATGATTTTGTTTTTATTCTTGGTTATCCCGGAACTACGTTTCGCCATCTTCCATCGTACTTTTTAGAATATCAACAGAATTATAATTTACCTTACATTTCAGAAACTTACGAATGGATGATAAATGAGTTAGAAGTAATAAGCAAAAATGATGTTGAACTTCAGTTAAAGTTTGCATCTAACATTAAGCGTTTGGGTAACACAATGAAAAATTTTAAAGGAAAATTGAAAGGATTTAAACGACTTGAACTTGTTGAGAAAAAGCAAAATGAAGAAAAAGAATTATTGGAATTTATTAATGAAAACAATGAACTGAAAAATAATTATGGAAATTTATTTTCAGAGTATAAAAGTAATTATGATAAATTATTTTCAATAGCCGATAAATATTTGTGGTTAAATATGTTTAAAAGATTTTCAACCGGATATAAAATTTCAAATAAAATTTTAGAATATTGTACTGAAATGCAAAAACCGGAAAATGAAAGAAAGGATAATTATAAAAGTGATAAAATTGAAAAAAGCAAAGAACAATTTGTAGAACTTTTAAAGGATTATAATTCGCAGTTTGAAAAATCTTTTTTAAACAAAATGTTTACCGATGCTGAAAAATTGCAGAATAAAATTCAATCTCTGGAAAACGTAAATAATCTAAATGAATTTGTTGAAAACACTTTGATGAACTCAAAAATATTTGAACAAAATAATATTGATGAACTACTTTTAAATTGTCCAGATGAGTTTGAAGATTCATTTATAAATTTAGTAAAAAATCTTGAAAGTGAATTTGAACAAATTGATGAACAGTACGAATCAATTAATAACAGAAATACAAAACTTGCCGCAGAACTTTATGAAGTAAAAAAATTGTGGAAAAAATCTAATTTTATTCCGGATGCTAATTCAACTTTGCGTTTAACTTATGGTTATGTAAAAGGTTATTCTCCTTCAGATGCAGTTTATATGTCGCCGCTTACAACTTTAAGTGGAGTAATTGATAAAAGTTATTTGGGAAGTGAATATGCAATTCCGGATAAACTAAAAACATTGTACAATGATAAGGATTTTGGACAATTTTATGATGAAGAACTTGGTGATGTTCCCGTTGCACTTTTATACAATACAGATACTACCGGCGGAAATTCGGGAAGTCCGATTATGAATGCAAAAGGTGAAATGATTGGAATTAATTTTGATCGAGCCTACGAAGCAACAATAAATGATTTTGCTTGGGATGAATCTTACAGCCGATCAATTGGCGTTGATATTAGATACGTTTTATTTATTACACAAAAACTTGGCGGCGCTGATTATTTATTGGATGAAATTGGAATTTAA
- a CDS encoding DNA-3-methyladenine glycosylase codes for MNQKLKKVFYKRDVLIVAKELLGKIFVFNDKRIGKKLLAKIVEVEAYDGNIDEAAHTFIGKTERNKIMFEEGGFLYVYFTYGKHFCANIVTGEKNHGTAILLRAMEPIDGIENFANNRFGKIDLNKSEKIKLLNGPGKICKAFNITKNQYGIDLTNDEIYLLNSKKISESQIVTTKRIGIKKSKDLMWRFYIKDNLYISKK; via the coding sequence ATGAATCAAAAGTTAAAAAAAGTTTTTTACAAAAGAGATGTTCTAATTGTTGCAAAAGAATTATTAGGAAAAATTTTTGTTTTTAATGATAAAAGAATCGGCAAAAAACTTTTGGCAAAAATTGTAGAAGTTGAAGCTTATGACGGAAACATTGACGAAGCCGCTCACACATTTATTGGAAAAACGGAACGCAATAAAATTATGTTTGAAGAAGGCGGATTTCTTTATGTTTACTTCACTTATGGAAAACACTTTTGTGCAAATATTGTAACCGGAGAAAAAAATCACGGAACGGCAATTTTACTTAGAGCAATGGAACCAATTGATGGAATTGAAAATTTTGCAAATAATAGATTTGGTAAAATTGATTTGAATAAATCTGAAAAAATTAAATTACTAAACGGACCTGGAAAAATTTGTAAAGCTTTCAATATTACAAAAAATCAATATGGAATTGACTTAACCAACGATGAAATTTATTTATTAAATTCCAAAAAAATTTCAGAAAGCCAAATTGTAACAACAAAAAGAATTGGGATAAAAAAATCGAAAGATTTGATGTGGAGATTTTACATAAAAGATAATCTGTATATTTCCAAGAAATGA
- a CDS encoding T9SS type A sorting domain-containing protein, translated as MAKILWAILIFMFFTNLLFAQKETQNRNIIVEKLQSKVDVKATEIEKDILKLQYPNGKLLYKNIGDYKKEYKALHKTTYSPNFDSTVIDLNAIDTSLYSNMYSFWQEVPIGNFRTLLVGDINNNGFAELYGQMKDYTTPHTDIVSYEMNAQGNFNFAHKYDINTVIARSIFDVDGDTNNELVLLKNFNDTIINWNVNQFLYYKKSSDLSLATELSFSFQPKDSNNQQNDNLFGHWDGDDDTDQIFILPSNPLLINIYEYNHQQNNFIKIFEYDYYHLDLFYSGFSIGDFDQDGKTEFFCGSIHGKILSIENCGNDCYAPNYKGMVETYNAYLCASTNDLDGNGKKEIWIGGDAFFDGVAITRITIFEANGNNSYHAVGKIDLKGIFSTDAGNIQVIDVDKDGKEEVLFGLDMTVIILKFVGSLEQQKYEVFYYKRHNWENNYMGYYGANLYNMVDDERDDERQELLINMWDIKSNVGIKWFNRIYKPNFLVDIKEESNTIPVDFKLYPVYPNPFNPQTTIKFDITESSKVSVKIYNIIGEEIITLLEKVTAPGNYSLSWEARDYNGKLVPSGIYLIRLTTNNYSATVKSILLK; from the coding sequence ATGGCAAAAATACTTTGGGCAATTTTAATTTTTATGTTTTTTACTAATCTTTTATTTGCACAAAAAGAAACACAAAACCGAAATATTATAGTAGAAAAATTACAATCAAAAGTGGATGTAAAAGCAACGGAAATTGAAAAAGATATACTGAAACTGCAATACCCAAATGGAAAATTACTCTACAAAAATATTGGTGATTATAAGAAAGAATATAAAGCATTACACAAAACAACATATTCACCAAACTTTGATAGCACAGTTATTGATTTGAACGCTATTGATACTTCTCTTTATTCGAATATGTACAGTTTTTGGCAGGAAGTACCGATTGGGAATTTTAGAACTTTGCTTGTTGGCGATATTAACAACAATGGTTTTGCAGAACTTTATGGACAAATGAAAGATTATACTACACCACACACTGATATTGTTTCATATGAGATGAATGCACAAGGCAACTTTAATTTTGCCCATAAATATGATATTAATACAGTTATTGCAAGATCCATATTTGATGTGGATGGCGATACAAATAATGAATTAGTTCTATTAAAGAATTTTAATGATACCATTATAAACTGGAATGTAAACCAATTTTTATATTACAAAAAAAGTTCAGATTTATCCCTTGCCACAGAATTGTCATTCAGTTTTCAACCAAAAGATTCAAATAATCAACAGAATGATAATCTATTTGGACATTGGGATGGGGACGATGATACTGACCAAATTTTTATACTTCCTTCAAATCCTCTGTTAATTAATATTTATGAGTATAATCATCAACAAAACAATTTTATCAAAATCTTTGAATATGATTATTATCACCTCGATCTTTTCTATAGCGGTTTTTCAATCGGAGATTTTGACCAAGACGGTAAAACGGAATTTTTTTGCGGGAGTATTCATGGTAAAATTCTCTCAATTGAAAATTGCGGAAATGATTGTTATGCACCTAATTATAAGGGAATGGTTGAGACATATAATGCTTACTTATGCGCATCAACAAATGATCTTGATGGTAATGGTAAAAAAGAAATTTGGATTGGCGGCGATGCTTTTTTTGATGGTGTGGCAATTACAAGAATAACAATTTTTGAAGCAAACGGAAATAATAGTTATCATGCCGTTGGAAAAATTGATCTTAAAGGGATATTTTCTACAGATGCAGGAAATATTCAAGTTATTGATGTTGATAAGGATGGTAAAGAAGAAGTTTTATTTGGACTTGATATGACTGTTATAATTCTGAAATTTGTAGGAAGTTTAGAGCAACAAAAATATGAAGTTTTCTATTATAAACGGCATAATTGGGAAAATAACTATATGGGTTATTATGGTGCTAATCTTTATAATATGGTTGATGATGAGAGAGATGATGAAAGACAAGAACTGCTTATTAATATGTGGGATATTAAATCAAATGTGGGAATAAAATGGTTCAACCGAATATACAAACCAAATTTTCTAGTTGATATAAAAGAAGAAAGTAACACTATTCCGGTTGATTTTAAACTGTATCCGGTTTATCCCAATCCCTTCAATCCACAAACAACCATTAAATTTGACATTACTGAATCATCAAAAGTCTCGGTAAAAATATATAATATTATTGGGGAAGAAATAATTACCTTACTAGAAAAAGTAACAGCTCCCGGTAACTATTCTTTAAGCTGGGAAGCAAGGGATTATAATGGAAAATTAGTCCCTTCCGGAATTTATTTAATTCGACTTACTACTAATAATTATTCCGCAACAGTTAAATCAATTTTATTAAAATAG